A portion of the Suricata suricatta isolate VVHF042 chromosome 11, meerkat_22Aug2017_6uvM2_HiC, whole genome shotgun sequence genome contains these proteins:
- the IL18BP gene encoding interleukin-18-binding protein: MRQNRTPDPRPLLGLLLYAHMISHLAGTTPLLQTTTAAAAASVGITKDPRLPAAQQCPAMEVTWPELEVPLNGTLTLSCTACSRSPFSILYWLGNGSFIEHLPGRLREGGTRRERRGARTQLQRALVLEELSPTLRNTNFSCVFADPEQTAQRHVVLAQLWAGLRTVVPCTQEAPPSSGSPLPHHRDR, translated from the exons ATGAGACAGAACCGGACACCAG ATCCCAGACCTTTGCTGGGCCTGCTCCTGTATGCCCACATGATCTCTCACCTGGCTGGAACCACACCGCTACTTCAGACTACCACCGCCGCTGCTGCTGCCTCAGTTGGAATCACGAAGGACCCGAGGCTCCCAGCAGCTCAGCAGTGCCCGGCAATGGAGGTCACCTGGCCGGAGCTGGAAGTTCCACTGA ATGGAACGCTGACCTTGTCCTGTACCGCCTGCAGCCGCTCCCCCTTCAGCATTCTCTACTGGCTGGGCAATGGTTCCTTCATCGAACACCTCCCAGGTCGGCTGAGGGAGGGCGGCACCAG GCGGGAGCGCCGGGGCGCACGCACCCAGCTGCAGAGGGCCCTCGTACTAGAGGAGCTGAGCCCCACTCTGCGCAACACCAACTTCTCCTGTGTTTTTGCGGATCCTGAGCAGACTGCCCAGCGTCATGTGGTCCTGGCGCAGCTCTGG GCTGGGCTGAGGACAGTTGTGCCTTGCACTCAAGAAGCCCCACCCTCCAGCGGGTCCCCTCTGCCTCACCATCGAGACAGGTGA